A genomic segment from Alteribacillus bidgolensis encodes:
- a CDS encoding spore coat protein produces MPGSNKIQNPKTEVPQTPEMNDHDFLNDMLTTEKYMTDSYSTAMNEASHQDLYNDISIFFNETQNVQRDLFNLMFEKGWYSFEAADQQTMDQTFQQFSGYNSQLPTGGMTQ; encoded by the coding sequence ATGCCTGGATCAAACAAAATTCAAAACCCCAAAACAGAAGTACCGCAAACTCCCGAAATGAATGATCATGATTTCTTAAATGATATGTTAACAACCGAAAAGTACATGACAGATTCATACAGCACCGCTATGAATGAAGCTAGTCACCAAGATCTTTATAACGATATTTCCATATTTTTTAACGAGACTCAAAATGTCCAGCGTGATTTATTTAATCTAATGTTTGAAAAAGGGTGGTACAGCTTTGAAGCTGCCGATCAGCAAACCATGGATCAAACCTTTCAGCAGTTCAGTGGATATAACAGCCAGCTTCCGACTGGAGGAATGACACAATAA
- the thpD gene encoding ectoine hydroxylase has translation MAVDRYPSRQGQQAKIMERQDPVIHRNPEFADGPLTEQDLKGFEENGYLMFEKLFNDDEVAIMKSELRRTMDLNQERNADDVIKEPGSNEIRSVFEIHKDSGFFQALSKNHRIVKAAQQLLGSQVYITQSRINFKPGFKGKEFYWHSDFETWHIEDGMPNMRAVSCSIILTDNYEYNGPLMLIPGSQKWYVSCPGETPEDNYKSSLQKQETGVPDNESMKWLVDQANGRIDRATGPAGSVLFFECNTMHGSAGNISPYPRSNVFFVFNSIENKLTNPYSGQSPRPEFLANREDIKPITPNKDRLQTFTSRIARR, from the coding sequence ATGGCAGTCGATAGATACCCTTCCAGACAAGGTCAACAGGCAAAAATTATGGAAAGACAAGACCCTGTAATTCACCGTAACCCCGAATTCGCAGATGGTCCTTTAACGGAACAGGACTTAAAAGGTTTTGAAGAAAATGGCTACTTAATGTTTGAAAAACTTTTTAACGATGACGAAGTAGCTATTATGAAAAGCGAGTTGCGGCGCACGATGGACCTCAATCAAGAAAGAAATGCAGACGACGTGATTAAAGAACCCGGAAGTAATGAAATTCGGTCCGTGTTTGAAATTCACAAAGACAGCGGTTTCTTTCAGGCGTTATCCAAAAACCATCGTATTGTGAAAGCAGCCCAGCAGCTGTTAGGCAGCCAAGTTTATATCACACAGTCCCGAATAAATTTTAAACCAGGCTTTAAAGGTAAGGAGTTTTACTGGCATTCGGACTTTGAGACTTGGCACATAGAAGATGGCATGCCTAATATGCGAGCGGTAAGCTGCTCGATCATTCTAACGGATAACTATGAGTATAATGGCCCGCTCATGTTAATTCCTGGTTCCCAAAAATGGTACGTATCCTGCCCTGGTGAAACACCTGAAGATAATTACAAATCTTCGCTGCAAAAACAAGAAACTGGGGTACCGGATAATGAAAGCATGAAATGGCTTGTGGATCAAGCAAATGGAAGAATTGACCGGGCAACTGGACCTGCCGGCTCTGTATTGTTCTTTGAATGCAATACAATGCACGGATCTGCCGGCAATATTTCACCGTATCCGCGCAGTAACGTTTTCTTTGTATTTAATTCGATTGAAAACAAACTCACTAACCCATATTCCGGCCAGTCTCCGCGTCCAGAATTCCTTGCAAACCGGGAAGATATTAAGCCTATTACACCGAACAAAGACCGTTTACAAACCTTTACTAGTCGAATTGCTAGAAGATAA
- a CDS encoding DUF2254 domain-containing protein yields the protein MRLKNFLPRPIRKLSSMSYRQIWYELRSNLWFSSLIYAVFAVVLIFFSYWLDFTAQIKQYMPDMFLTTYELTYILVSTLIAGILTLNAFTFNSILVVLTSFSGQFSPRMLSSFISDRRTQHVIGIFNACFLYVLIAFFLINEEENGMYVAIPIFTVISAFLALSNFVFFINHAVKWMQVPNLTNNMKYESQQTILRTLLKDLEPYRTKEPNHTEKELNEREGHVIAANAAGFIQIFDYKHLIKEAKRDKIILRLERRIGDFVTEGMPIITYWKIDDTAVNEFKYRRLIYLGPKKTEVQDLEFGVNKLTEIAIKAIGNSDPNTANNVIYQLADLLVSISKVTRFTPYLTDIDNKLRLIIKEESFDYYLYSAFSQISVYAKNDPFLTTNILEAITILSHSVPPENHLCCWEFAKTVARGYKEGFTYAYNEQRFYNSLRGIAQKTGHLNRYKEFEQEIKSNMVIEK from the coding sequence ATGAGACTTAAAAATTTTTTACCTAGACCTATTCGTAAGTTGTCGAGTATGTCCTACCGGCAAATTTGGTATGAACTTCGTTCTAACCTATGGTTCAGCTCACTCATATATGCAGTTTTTGCTGTAGTTCTTATATTTTTCTCCTATTGGCTCGATTTTACTGCCCAGATAAAACAGTATATGCCGGATATGTTTTTAACGACTTATGAGCTCACCTATATATTAGTAAGCACTTTGATTGCTGGTATCCTTACCTTGAACGCTTTTACATTTAACTCTATTCTAGTTGTCTTAACTAGTTTCTCTGGCCAATTTTCTCCACGAATGCTGTCAAGCTTTATTTCAGACCGCCGCACACAGCATGTAATCGGCATTTTTAATGCTTGTTTTCTTTATGTTCTTATAGCATTCTTTTTAATAAACGAAGAAGAAAACGGTATGTATGTTGCCATTCCGATTTTCACAGTTATTTCAGCCTTTTTAGCTTTATCAAACTTTGTATTTTTCATCAATCATGCTGTTAAATGGATGCAGGTACCTAACCTGACTAACAACATGAAATACGAATCACAGCAAACGATTTTGCGTACCTTATTAAAAGATTTAGAGCCTTACCGAACGAAGGAACCTAATCATACGGAAAAAGAATTAAATGAAAGAGAAGGACATGTTATTGCGGCAAATGCAGCCGGTTTTATTCAAATATTTGATTACAAACATTTAATTAAAGAAGCCAAGAGAGATAAAATCATTTTACGGCTCGAACGCCGGATCGGGGATTTTGTAACAGAAGGTATGCCTATCATCACATATTGGAAAATAGATGATACCGCTGTTAATGAATTTAAGTACAGAAGACTTATATACTTGGGTCCGAAAAAAACAGAAGTACAAGATTTGGAATTTGGCGTAAATAAGCTAACAGAAATCGCAATTAAAGCCATAGGGAATAGTGACCCAAACACAGCGAATAACGTGATATATCAACTAGCAGACTTACTGGTCTCGATTTCGAAAGTTACCCGGTTCACTCCCTATTTAACTGATATAGATAATAAACTCCGGCTTATTATTAAAGAAGAGTCGTTTGATTATTACTTGTACTCTGCCTTTTCCCAAATAAGTGTATATGCTAAAAATGACCCTTTTCTAACGACAAATATATTGGAAGCCATAACGATTCTTTCGCATTCTGTACCTCCAGAGAATCATCTTTGCTGCTGGGAATTTGCAAAAACAGTTGCAAGAGGATATAAGGAAGGCTTCACCTATGCCTACAATGAACAAAGGTTTTATAATAGTTTAAGGGGTATTGCACAAAAAACGGGACACTTGAATAGATATAAAGAGTTTGAACAGGAAATCAAATCAAACATGGTTATAGAAAAATAA
- a CDS encoding DUF4097 family beta strand repeat-containing protein: protein MRRLAGLILVLIGLVILTGSLFANVNQYAPGLGSSTKHLEETLQEADSIQIHALSSDVTIKTHDKDTVSIETSARNKDSDVEISQDNNALTITQPKQHWFSFFTLGKNSNWVVTIPETFKGRLSIKAGSGDFRLENEQEKRYKSIQTNIASGDTYIANMKTEEIDLSAKSGDLTLNDVQTDKAAVETISGNINMNDYSGPLKANVTSGNINVQWKEIKNEVRMNVTSGDVDLQVGEEDVRLDVSVVSGDIRNNVALDTIEQSGNRSLKGKKGAGDVLIHLESVSGNLYIKE, encoded by the coding sequence GATTCTTGTTTTGATAGGGCTTGTTATATTAACCGGATCGTTATTTGCAAATGTCAACCAGTATGCCCCTGGATTAGGCAGTTCTACTAAACATTTAGAAGAAACACTCCAAGAAGCAGACAGTATACAGATCCATGCATTATCGAGTGATGTTACTATAAAAACGCATGATAAAGATACGGTAAGCATTGAGACTTCTGCACGTAATAAAGACAGTGATGTGGAAATCTCTCAAGATAATAATGCGTTAACCATTACTCAGCCAAAACAACATTGGTTTTCTTTTTTCACCTTAGGTAAAAATTCTAATTGGGTTGTAACCATTCCAGAAACGTTTAAAGGCCGCCTTTCCATTAAAGCGGGATCGGGTGATTTCCGCTTGGAAAATGAACAAGAAAAAAGATATAAATCCATACAGACAAATATCGCTTCTGGTGATACGTATATTGCGAATATGAAAACAGAAGAAATAGACCTCTCAGCAAAATCAGGTGATCTCACTCTAAATGATGTACAAACCGACAAGGCAGCAGTGGAAACAATCTCTGGAAATATTAACATGAATGATTATTCCGGACCACTTAAAGCCAATGTAACGTCAGGCAATATAAATGTACAATGGAAAGAAATAAAAAACGAAGTTCGTATGAATGTTACTTCTGGTGATGTCGATCTTCAAGTGGGAGAAGAGGATGTTCGTTTAGATGTTTCTGTCGTAAGCGGCGATATTAGAAATAACGTAGCCTTAGATACAATAGAACAAAGCGGAAATAGAAGCTTGAAAGGAAAAAAAGGAGCAGGTGATGTGCTCATCCATTTGGAATCGGTAAGCGGGAATCTTTATATTAAGGAATAA